The following is a genomic window from Streptomyces lincolnensis.
GAAGACCGCGGGTCGGACCTCTTCTCCGATGTGCTCGGGAAGTTCGATCACCGGTGCCGGGCCGTGCCGGTAGAAGAGGTTGGGGACGAGCACGTAGTACCCGTGCCCGGCCAGTTGGTGGGCCATCTCGCGCAGCACGGGCCGGATGCCGAAGCCGTCCGCGTACATCAGCACGCCTGGGTGCCGCTCACCACCGTCGGGGAAGGCGGCGAAAGCGTCGGCCTGGCCGTCCTCGGTGGGAATGCGCAACATCTTGGTGGGCATGAGTTCTCCTGTCGTGGTTGACGTGTCGAAGCTGTGGTCAACACGACAGGAGGCGGAGCCCGCGCATCAGCGCCGGCTCCCTGGTCCAACAGCGGGCCGACACCGGCCCGTTCGGCGCTCAGTGGAGCACCGGGTCACCAATCCGTGTGTGGCGCGATGCCGTCCCGGTAGTCATCGCCGTACAACGTAGTCCACCGGGCGGGAAATTAGGCCCAGTTCCGGCGAGCACGCCGTTCTCTACTTCCCCCAGAAGGCGTCCTCGGCCACCAGGTCGCCGGAGAACAGCCACATCTCGACGATCTTGCCGTCCTTCAGGCGCAGCACGTCCACCCCGTCCATGCTCATGGACGCATCCCCGCGCCGGCCGGCGAAGTGAATGGAGGCGACCACCATGTCAGGCGGTGCCCCAGAAGGCGTCCTCTCCGCCCTGGCCCGCGGAGAAGAGCCAGACCTCGGCGATCCGGTCGCCCTCGATCCTCAGGAGGTCGACGCCGTTCATCCCCATCACCTCGCCGTTACGCCTGGCGGAGAAGTGGACCGGCGTGGCGACCAGCGCACCGTTGACCATGGGATCGCCGGTCGTCCTGAGTTCGAACGTCCCCTCGGTGACCGCCATCATGCCGCCGAACATCTCGCCGATCGCGGCCGCACCGCGGTGGCTGCCGGAGAACTGGTTCGTGCCCGGCTGGTGCCACACGATGTCGTCGGTGAACATGCGCGTGACCGCGGCGAAGTCCCTGGCCGACACCGCGTCGGCGTACTGGCGGGCGATGCTGAGTACGGCGCTGGACTGCATGGTCGCGCTCTCCCTCGGTGAGTTCGTTCCGATAGCACCCATGCTCACCGTCGGTAACCCGTCACCTCAACGTAACCAATGGGACGACGTGTCGCACGTCACGTTCCCTGGTCTAGGGTCGCCCGCATGGCCGAGCACTCCTTTCTGACCGCGGTGCGCGAGTCGTACGACACGGTTGCCGTCGAGTACGTCGAACGCGTCCCGCCTCCCGCCGAGATGGACCCGCTGTCACGCGCGATGCTGGCGGGGTTCGCCGAGTTGGTGCGGACGGCCGGTCTGGGGCCGGTCGCGGACCTGGGATGCGGCCCCGGCCGCGTGACCGCGCACCTGGCCGGGCTGGGGGTGTCCGCCTTCGGCGTCGATCTGTCACCGAAGATGATCGGGCTGGCCCGCCACGCCTATCCGAACCTGCGGTTCACCGAGGGCTCGATGACCGCGCTGGAGATGAGGGACGACGAACTCGGCGGCATCCTGGCCTGGTACTCCACCCACCACACGCCCCCGCAGTGGCTACCGGATGTGTTCGCCGAGTTCCACCGCACGCTCGCACCCGGCGGCTACCTGCTCTGGGGAGACTATGTCGGCGATGAACGGTTGCAGCCGACCCACGGCTATGGCCGTCCGGTGTCCTACGAGTCGTACCTGCTGCCCCTGGACCGCATCATCGGCCTGCTGGACCAAGCCGGACTCGTCGTCACCGCGAGACTGGAGCAGGAGCCCGGTGGACGCGTGAACAGACCCCGCGCCTGCCTCCTGGCCCGCAAGCCCGAAGCGCCCTGACGGGGCTCGTTGTGGTGAGGGTGAACTGACGTAGCGGTCCTGATCCGATGCACACCCCGGGCGCCCGCACTCACGTAGTACGACCATCGCGCTCCGGCATCCACTGATGCCGGAGCGCGATGGTCGGTCTGCCGGTTTGGCTACCACCAGTCCGTGCACTGCACGGCCTGGCCGCCCCCGCCGCCGCAGGCGCGGAACCGGTAGTTCGGGTTGCTGTCCGTCACTCTCGCGGCGCTGGTCAGTTGATGACCGTCGCGGGTTGCCTTAAATGGTCCGCACTGGATGTGGACACGATTGCCGTCCAGCGTCCAGTCCATCCAGATCTCGTCTCCCACACGCGGGACCGCGAGCGCGGCGAAACCGTAGACGTCACCGTCGATCCTGGCAGCTCCCAGACCGATGCGCCCAACGAGCCCTTGGGGGTCGGAGGGGCGCAGCACTTTGTCCGCAGGGCCGGCGGCGACACCAGTCTGGTTGTCGGGGATGTCGCGGAAGCCGTTGGCTCCGCGCTCGCAATCCGACCGGGCCGCCAGCGCCGTACCAGGCGTAGCGACGGTGACTCCGCCTGCCAGCAGTACGCCGGCGACGGCAGTGGTGGCTACTTTGGCAATTGCACGTCTGGTCATGACGATGCCTTCCCCTTGGGTGACGAACAGCGAGTACAGCTCAAGCTGTGGGCACCGCGTACCGAACCCGGGCGGTGCCGTTGTCAGGCAACCACGGGAGACGGGATCACTGTCCTGACACCTGTCAGGCTGTGCTGAAGCGATGGGTGTGAATACCCCTCGGGCTTGAACGGAGTTGTCCTCCCCGCCCAGGATCTCTGGCGGAACACGCTCTGCCCCGCTTCGCCTTACGGGACCGCGCACTCGGGATGGAAATCTGTTCCCATCGAGTGAGTGAGCAGGGACTTCGGCACGGTACAAAGGACGTATGCCGGAGCGTGAGACCCCCGCGGGGGCGATGGACGATGTTGACGTGGTGACCCGTGCGGTGCTGGACGCTTCGCGGCTGCTGATGGCGCTCTCCGCCCGCTCGCTCGCCGCGGTCGAAGAACGTGTGACGCTTCCGCAGTTCAGGATGCTGGTGGTGCTGTCCGCGCGCGGGGCCACCAAGCTGGTCACGCTCGCCGACCTGCTCCAGGTGGCTCCCTCTACCGCGATGCGGATGGTGGACCGGCTGATCGCGGCCGGGCTGGCCGACCGGCACCTCAACCCCGACAACCGCCGCGAGACCCTTCTCCAGCTCACCGAGGAAGGCCTGCGCACCGTCGAGGCCGTCACCACCCGACGGCGCACCGAGATCGCCACGATCGTCGAACGGCTCACGCCGGTGCAGCGCCTGGCACTCACGCAGGCCCTCGCCGCCTTCAACGAAGCCGGGAGAGAGCTCTCGGATCCGGCGCTCGACGCCACGGAACCGCACCCACTGGGCTGGGCGGTGGACCTCCCCATGGCCCGCGACGCCTGACAGGGTGACAGACGAATACCGGCGGTGGGAGATTCCACCGCCGGCTTGTCGTCACTGCCTCGGGGCTACTGGCAGTCCTGGCCGTTGTTGATGCATTCGACCATCTGCTTCATCGTGCTTTCGTCGAAGAAGTTGAGGAAGTCGTTGTGGTCGGTGATCGGCTTGTGCAGCTGGTCCGGGAAGCTGTCCACCGCGAACGGGTTCACGACCTGTCCGTTCTGGATCCGCGGGGCCGGAACGTCGTAGACGAGACGGGCCTGGAGCTGGGGGATGGCCTGGAAGCCGTTCGAGCAGGTGCCGTCCGCTTCCACGAAGTCCACGTGGGTGCGGTGGTTGGCGCTGTCGCTGTTCTGGGCTTTGCCATAGGCGACGATGAGTACACGTCGGCTGGTGTCCATGCCCGATGACAGCACATGCACAGGCGTGGCGCCGCACCGGGCACATGGTGCATGCGGCCACGGAGGCCGACTGTGCCCGCGCCCGGGGGGGGAAGCGTGACGCACGCCATACAGACGTGCGGAACTCCACCTTCTCCGGGCCCGACTTCTGTAAACGGTACGGCCACGGAGACCCAACGCCCTTCCCGTGCCCGAGCCATCGGAACAGAGGTAAGGAGCCCCGATGATGGAAGAGCCCCAGCAGCCCTCCCCCGAGAAGGATTCCGCCCTGCGGAGACTGGTGCCGCCGCCCGCCCTCTGCGGGTTCCTGCTCCTGCTCGCCCTGGTCTTCACGGGGTCGTACGCCACCGGAGCAGCCGTCGACCCCGTTGCGCCCGATATGCAGCGCTCCGGAACGAGCGGCGGCGCTGGCGGCATGGACATGGGCGACATGGGCAGCATGGGCATGGACGGAAGTGGCGGCTGATGACCACGGAACCAGCCACATCCGTGGTGACCACCGACCTGACCGTCGGTGGGATGACCTGTGCGGCGTGCGTGCGGCGGGTGGAGAAGAAGCTCGCGAAACTGGAGGGCGTGACCGCGACGGTCAATTTGGCCACCGGGGGCGCCAGGGTGAGCCATCCGCCGCATGTCAGCCCCGACGAACTCATGGCGACGGTCGAGCGGGCCGGGTACACGGCCGCACTGCCCGAACCGCCGAAACAGCGGCGCGAGGAGGGGCAGGACGGGGAGTCCGACGGCACCCGGCAGGAGCTCGAACGGCTGGTGATCACGGCGCTGCTCGCGGTGCCGGTGGTCGTGCTGTCCATGGTGCCCGACCTTCAGTTCCGCGCGTGGCAGTGGCTGTGCTTCGTACTGGCCACGCCGGTCGCGGTGTGGAGCGCGTGGCCGTTTCATGTGCGGGCGCTGCGCGGGCTACGGCACTCCGCGGCGACCATGGACACCCTGGTCTCGTTGGGCGTGGCGGCGTCCTACGCCTGGTCGGTGTACGCACTGCTCTTCGGCGGTGCGGGCGAGCTGGGCATGACGATGCCCTTCAGCCTGATGCCCGAAGCCTCTGACGGCGCGGCGCACGTCTACCTCGAAGTGGCTGTCGTCGTCCCGCTGTTCGTGCTCACAGGGCGGTTCCTGGAGGCGCGGGCCAGGAACGGCACCGGGGCGGCCCTGCGGTCGCTCGCCCAACTCGCCGCGAAGGAAGTGGCGGTACGCGAGGATAGGGCCGAGCGGCTCATCCCTGTCGAGGAGTTGAGGGTCGCGCAGGTCTTCGTCGTCCGCCCCGGCGAGCGCGTCGCCACCGACGGCGAGGTGACCGAGGGCAGTTCCGCCGTCGACCTGTCCCTGGTCACCGGTGAAAGCGAGCCGGTCGAGGTCGGACCGGGTTCGGCCGTGGTCGGCGGGGCGGTCAACGTCGGCGGACTGCTGCTCGTACGGGCTACCGCGGTCGGTGCGGACACCCAACTGGCCCGTATCACCCGGCTGGTGACCGAGGCTCAGGTGGGCAAGGCGCGGGCGCAGCGGCTGGCGGACGCGGTGGCCGGGGTGTTCGTGCCGGTGGTGCTGGCGCTCGCCGTGACCGTGCTCGGGTTCTGGCTGGGCGCCGGGGCCGACCCGCAGGCCGCCATCACCGTGTGCGTGGCCGTCCTGGTGGTGGCGTGCCCGTGTGCGCTGGGGCTGGCCACGCCGACCGCGCTGATGGCCGCCACCGGGCGCGGTGCGCAGCTCGGTGTCCTGGTCCGGGGCCCGCAGGCCCTGGAGGGGTTGCAGCACATCGACACGGTCGTGCTCGACAAGACCGGCACCCTCACCTCCGGCCACATGACCGTTGCCCGGGTCACGGCCGTGCCGGACGGTCTCGGGCGCGAGGCGGTGCTGCGGCTGGCCGGTGCGGTGGAGCAGGGCTCGGAACACCCACTGGGCCGGGCCATCGTCACGTACGCCACGGGAGTGCCCCCGCGCGACCCTGTTCGAGCGTCGGGTGAAGCCGGGCAGGGCGCACTGCCGGAGGTGAGCGGCTTCGCCGCGACCGCGGGGCGCGGCGTGCGCGGCCGGGTCGAGGGGCGGCTGATCGAAGTCCTCGCGCCGGACGGGGAGTTGCCCACAACCCTCGCCGAAGCCCTGCGCGCGGCGGAGTCCGGCGTCAACACCCCGGTCCTGGTCCGCGTCGACGGGGCCGCCGAGGCGCTGATCGAGGTCGGAGACGTCGTACGCCCCGGCAGCTACCAGGCCGTGGACCGGCTGCGGCGCCTCGGTGTACGCCCGGTGCTCGCCACCGGCGACCGGGAGGCACCGGGGCGGGCGGTCGCGGCCGCGCTCGGCATCGAGGAGGTGCACTCGCGCTGCACTCCCGAGGACAAGGCCGGCCTCGTACGGGAGTTGAGGGAACAGGGCTACCGGGTCGCGGTTGTCGGCGACGGCGTCAACGACGCCGCCGCACTGGCCGGAGCCGACCTCGGCATCGCCATGGGCGGTGGCACGGACGTGGCGATCGGGGCCGCCGACGTGACACTCGTACGCGGTGACATCGAGGCGCTGGGCGACGCGGTCCGGCTCTCCCGGCGCACCCTGGGCACGATCCGCGTCAACCTCCTGTGGGCGTTCGGGTACAACGTGGTGACCGTGCCGCTCGCCATGGTCGGACTGCTCAACCCGATGCTCGCCGCGGCGGCGATGTCGGTGAGCTCCCTGCTGGTGGTCGGCAACAGTCTGCGCCTGCGGGCCTGGCAGCCGTCGCGGGCCCGGGGCGGCACCCGATGACCGGACAGCGCCTGTGGCGCCCGACCCGCCGCCGAGTCACCGGCAGCCTGATCGCCGCGCTCGCGCCCGTCGCCGCGTGCAGCGTGGCCCTCGGAGGCCTCACCACCTGGGTCGCCCGGGGCAACGCGGGCAGCCCCGCACGGATCGCGGTCACCGACGGGCGCGTCCTCCTCCCGTTCGGCGGCGCCCGGGACACCGCCGCGTTCTTCCGCATCGCCAACTCCGGCGGCGCGGACGACCGGCTGCTGAGGGTCACGTCCTCCGCCACCGGCGGCGACGCCACACTCAGCCGCCACCGCATGGCCGGCGCACGGGCGGCGTACGGCCAGACGGTGGATTCCGCCGCCGTCCCGGCCGGCGACGGCCTCGCCATGTCTCCGTTCGGCACCGATGTGACCGTAAGGGCGAAGGAGACATGGCGCGAGGGCGACCTCGTGCCGTTCACACTGCACTTCGCGCGCAGCGGTCGGATCACGGCCCTTGCGGTGGTGGTCCTCCCGGGCACGAGCGGGGCGTGACCGGTGGCCTGCCCGGTGGACTCGACGCGGACACGGCAGTGTTCGGCGTGCTCCGCGTGTGCCCGCACGGATCGTGACCGCGCAGGCAGGCGATGAGACGCGCTGTGACCTGCGCGGCGAGCAGCCTGCCCGTTGGCATGTTCTCCCCCACTGGTTCGGGAGCTGGGCGATGTGCGCGCACGCTACGGGCCGAGGTGTTCGCGGCCGTCTGCGTGCTGCTCGCGGCCGTCGGCCACGTCCTGATGTCCGGCACCACCGTCCCATGGTGGGCACTGACGGCCGGACTTGCCGTCACGGGCGGTGCGGGCTGGAGCCTCGCGGGCCGTGAGCGCGGACTTCCACTGGTCGTATCCCTGGTCGTGGTCACCCAGGGCGTGCTCCACTCTGGCTTCGAACTCGCGCAGTCGACCGCCACGGGCGCGACCGGACCGGACACCATGCCGTCCGACTCGCGGGGCCCGGGACACGCCATGGAGTCCATGGGCCACGACATGAGCGCCATGCCCACCCACTCCATGGGCATGGGTCACATGGCCACGGACCACGCGACGCACCTGGGACATGTGGGCTCGATGGGCCATGACATGGGCGGCATGTCGTCGTTCGGCATGCTGGCCGCCCATACGCTCGCCGCGCTGCTGTGCGGCCTGTGGCTGGCCCATGGGGAGCGTGCCGCGTTCCGTGTCATGCGGGCCGTCGCCGGCCGGCTGGCCGCACCCCTGCGGCTGCTGTTCGCTGTGGTGACACCGCCACGCCGACTGCGCGTACGGCTACACCGTCTTCGCTCGGAACGGGTACCGCGGCACCTTCCTCTCGTTCACTCGATCACTCCTCGCGGGCCTCCGACCGGGACCGCTGTCGTCTGAGACAGCCGGTTCCCCGGGGCCACAGCCAGGTGTCGTGTCGTCGACACCCGCGCCTCGGGTATCGGCCGTATGCGTCGTACGGCCGTCTCCCCTTCACTTCCGGACCCGTCCGCAGACGGTGTCACGCGACCGTCGTGCCTGAGCACGGTCGTGCGCGCGCGCCGCTGTGCCGGATGCCGGATGACCCGAGAAGGACATCAGGTGATCACTCCTGTTCCACCCGCCTCCCGCGACAGACGCAGAGAGGCGGACAAAGAGGATGCGGTGGCCTCGTCCGACGAGTCGACGACCGCCTGGGCGCTCGCCGCCCGCGCCGGAGACCCGGCCGCCGTCGAGCGATTCGTACGAGCCCTGCACCCCGACGTCGTCCGTTATGTCGCACATCTGTCCTCCGACCCCCAGGCCGCCGATGACCTGGCCCAGGACACGTTCCTGCGGGCACTGGGCAGCCTGCACCGGTTCGAGGGGCGCTCCTCGGCGCGGACGTGGCTCCTGTCCATCGCCCGCCGCGCGGTGATCGACAGTTACCGGTACGCCGCCGCCCGGCCACGTCTGTGCGGCGCGGACGACTGGAGCGTGGCGGTCGAACACGCCCAGCCGAACGGTCTGCCCGGCTTCGACGACGGCGTCGCGCTGCTCGACCTGCTGGACGCACTGCCCGACAAGCGCCGTGAGGCGTTCGTTCTCACCCAGTTGATCGGGCTGCCCTACGCGGAGGCGGCCGAGGCCAGTGGCTGCCCCGTCGGAACGGTCCGCTCACGCGTGGCCCGTGCCCGGGCGACGCTCATCGAGCTGCTTGCCGAGGCTGAGGCGACGCCGATGGCCGCGTGACCGAAGGGCGCCGGTGCCGTCCGTCCGAAGCGCGGGCCGGTGCCCTTCCTCTCGCCGAACAGTTCGGATCGCCGGACAGTACCGAGCACCGACCCCTTCCGAGCACCCCATGGATGACAGTCACGCGCAGGATGATGCGCGTACGAGCGAGGTCGCAATGAACAGTCCGGAGCATATGAGCGGGCAGGAGCCCCACCTGGTGCTCATCGTGCTCTACGACGGAGTCCAGAGCCTCGGCTTCTCAGGGCCCGCCGATGTCTTCGCCGCGGCGGACGAGGTGAGCTCAGGAAGCTGCCGGTACGAGGTGCGGACGGCCTCCCTGAACGGCGGTCCAGTCCGCGCGTCCGGTGGCCTCACCGTCCGGCCGGACCACGGCACGATGGACGTGGCCACGGCCGGCAAGGTCGGCACGCTGATCGTGCCGGGCGCGGACGGTTTCCCTGTCCGCGATCGGGCGATCGTCGAAACGGTGGGTTCCCTGGCCCTGCGGGCCAGGCGCGTGGCCTCGGTGGGCACCGGCGCCTTCCTCCTCGCTGATGCCGGGCTTCTCGACGGCCGCAGGGCGGCCACGCACTGGGAGTTCGCCGACGAACTCGCCCGTCGTTTCCCGGCGGTCACGGTCGACGCACGGGACACGGTGGTACGGGACGGCCGCTTCACGACCTCAGGAGGCGGCGCCGCCTCCGGCCTCGACCTGGCACTCACCCTCGTGGAGGACGACCTGGGCGACGAGGCCGCCCAGCAGATCGCCAGGGCCCTCGTCACGTACCACCGCAGGCCGGGCGGTCAGCTCCAGTTCACCGAACCGCACGGCCCCGACGCACACAGCCCGGCACTGCGCGCGGTGCAGCGGCGGATCCTCGCCGACCTGAACGGCGACCTGTCGATCCGCTCTCTGTCCCGCCAGGCAGGCCTCTCCGAGCGCCACTTCACCCGCCTGTTCCGCGCTCAGGTCGGCATGTCGGCGCGGGAGTACATCGAGCGGGCCCGAGTGGTGGCCGCCTCCCGCCTCCTCACCGAGACGTCCCGCAGCCTCGGGGCCGTCGCTTGCGAGACGGGGTTCGGGACACAGGCCACGATGCTCAGGGCGTTCCGGCGGGTGCTGCGGGTCTCGCCCCTCGACTACCGGGAGCGCTTCTCGTGACACGGAGGTACTGCCGATCCGGCATGCGTTCGCTTCCCTCCGCCGCCGTGCCGCGGCGGCGTGGTGGTGGGTTCCATGACCGCTTCTCCTCGGTCGGGTTCCGGCGGGTACCGCCTGCTGAGGCCCTACACTCACCATCGATAATCAGCCACCCCGACGTAAGCAATGTGGGGATGAACGCATGCCACAGCTTCCGGCCTTCGATGTCATGACGGCGACCTGCCCGTCCCGCACGTCACTCGCCCGCATCGCCAACAAGTGGACGGCCATGGTGGTCATCGCCCTCAGCGCCGGCCGCATGCGCTTCCGCGACCTGCGCGCCACCGTCGACGGGATCAGCGGCAAGGTCCTCACCGAGACCCTTCGAGACCTGGAACGCGACGGACTCGTCACCCGACACATGTACGCCGAGG
Proteins encoded in this region:
- a CDS encoding nuclear transport factor 2 family protein — its product is MQSSAVLSIARQYADAVSARDFAAVTRMFTDDIVWHQPGTNQFSGSHRGAAAIGEMFGGMMAVTEGTFELRTTGDPMVNGALVATPVHFSARRNGEVMGMNGVDLLRIEGDRIAEVWLFSAGQGGEDAFWGTA
- a CDS encoding class I SAM-dependent methyltransferase — protein: MAEHSFLTAVRESYDTVAVEYVERVPPPAEMDPLSRAMLAGFAELVRTAGLGPVADLGCGPGRVTAHLAGLGVSAFGVDLSPKMIGLARHAYPNLRFTEGSMTALEMRDDELGGILAWYSTHHTPPQWLPDVFAEFHRTLAPGGYLLWGDYVGDERLQPTHGYGRPVSYESYLLPLDRIIGLLDQAGLVVTARLEQEPGGRVNRPRACLLARKPEAP
- a CDS encoding MarR family winged helix-turn-helix transcriptional regulator — translated: MPERETPAGAMDDVDVVTRAVLDASRLLMALSARSLAAVEERVTLPQFRMLVVLSARGATKLVTLADLLQVAPSTAMRMVDRLIAAGLADRHLNPDNRRETLLQLTEEGLRTVEAVTTRRRTEIATIVERLTPVQRLALTQALAAFNEAGRELSDPALDATEPHPLGWAVDLPMARDA
- a CDS encoding heavy metal translocating P-type ATPase — encoded protein: MTTEPATSVVTTDLTVGGMTCAACVRRVEKKLAKLEGVTATVNLATGGARVSHPPHVSPDELMATVERAGYTAALPEPPKQRREEGQDGESDGTRQELERLVITALLAVPVVVLSMVPDLQFRAWQWLCFVLATPVAVWSAWPFHVRALRGLRHSAATMDTLVSLGVAASYAWSVYALLFGGAGELGMTMPFSLMPEASDGAAHVYLEVAVVVPLFVLTGRFLEARARNGTGAALRSLAQLAAKEVAVREDRAERLIPVEELRVAQVFVVRPGERVATDGEVTEGSSAVDLSLVTGESEPVEVGPGSAVVGGAVNVGGLLLVRATAVGADTQLARITRLVTEAQVGKARAQRLADAVAGVFVPVVLALAVTVLGFWLGAGADPQAAITVCVAVLVVACPCALGLATPTALMAATGRGAQLGVLVRGPQALEGLQHIDTVVLDKTGTLTSGHMTVARVTAVPDGLGREAVLRLAGAVEQGSEHPLGRAIVTYATGVPPRDPVRASGEAGQGALPEVSGFAATAGRGVRGRVEGRLIEVLAPDGELPTTLAEALRAAESGVNTPVLVRVDGAAEALIEVGDVVRPGSYQAVDRLRRLGVRPVLATGDREAPGRAVAAALGIEEVHSRCTPEDKAGLVRELREQGYRVAVVGDGVNDAAALAGADLGIAMGGGTDVAIGAADVTLVRGDIEALGDAVRLSRRTLGTIRVNLLWAFGYNVVTVPLAMVGLLNPMLAAAAMSVSSLLVVGNSLRLRAWQPSRARGGTR
- a CDS encoding copper chaperone PCu(A)C, which produces MTGQRLWRPTRRRVTGSLIAALAPVAACSVALGGLTTWVARGNAGSPARIAVTDGRVLLPFGGARDTAAFFRIANSGGADDRLLRVTSSATGGDATLSRHRMAGARAAYGQTVDSAAVPAGDGLAMSPFGTDVTVRAKETWREGDLVPFTLHFARSGRITALAVVVLPGTSGA
- a CDS encoding sigma-70 family RNA polymerase sigma factor, coding for MITPVPPASRDRRREADKEDAVASSDESTTAWALAARAGDPAAVERFVRALHPDVVRYVAHLSSDPQAADDLAQDTFLRALGSLHRFEGRSSARTWLLSIARRAVIDSYRYAAARPRLCGADDWSVAVEHAQPNGLPGFDDGVALLDLLDALPDKRREAFVLTQLIGLPYAEAAEASGCPVGTVRSRVARARATLIELLAEAEATPMAA
- a CDS encoding GlxA family transcriptional regulator, translating into MSGQEPHLVLIVLYDGVQSLGFSGPADVFAAADEVSSGSCRYEVRTASLNGGPVRASGGLTVRPDHGTMDVATAGKVGTLIVPGADGFPVRDRAIVETVGSLALRARRVASVGTGAFLLADAGLLDGRRAATHWEFADELARRFPAVTVDARDTVVRDGRFTTSGGGAASGLDLALTLVEDDLGDEAAQQIARALVTYHRRPGGQLQFTEPHGPDAHSPALRAVQRRILADLNGDLSIRSLSRQAGLSERHFTRLFRAQVGMSAREYIERARVVAASRLLTETSRSLGAVACETGFGTQATMLRAFRRVLRVSPLDYRERFS
- a CDS encoding winged helix-turn-helix transcriptional regulator, with translation MPQLPAFDVMTATCPSRTSLARIANKWTAMVVIALSAGRMRFRDLRATVDGISGKVLTETLRDLERDGLVTRHMYAEVPPRVEYELTPLGRTLHAPLHALALWAEEHMAQVLAARESYDARQ